A stretch of Physeter macrocephalus isolate SW-GA chromosome 8, ASM283717v5, whole genome shotgun sequence DNA encodes these proteins:
- the KRTAP15-1 gene encoding keratin-associated protein 15-1: MSFNCSSGNFSSLSLGGYLGYPVSTYDSFYPSNIIYPHPSTFHLGSSLHGGCQETFFKPISFQTPWAVTRSYQTSYFHPKNTIFHSPCQTNYTGSLGFGNTGLGSFGYGNTGFQSLGYGFSFCCPTHFSSRNCQLSCYQPAFSSRFFG, encoded by the coding sequence ATGTCTTTCAACTGCAGTTCTGGaaacttctcctccctctccctcggAGGTTACCTGGGGTACCCAGTTTCCACCTATGATTCTTTCTACCCCAGCAATATAATCTACCCCCACCCCAGCACTTTCCACCTGGGCTCCTCTCTCCACGGTGGTTGTCAGGAGACCTTCTTTAAGCCCATCAGCTTCCAGACACCCTGGGCTGTGACCAGATCCTACCAGACATCCTACTTCCATCCAAAAAATACCATCTTCCACAGTCCCTGCCAAACAAATTACACTGGATCTCTAGGTTTTGGAAATACTGGCCTTGGATCTTTTGGTTATGGAAATACTGGCTTCCAGTCTCTGGGGTATGGATTCAGCTTCTGCTGCCCAACTCACTTTTCTTCCAGGAATTGCCAGTTGTCTTGTTACCAACCAGCCTTTAGCTCTCGCTTTTTTGGATAA